In Candidatus Palauibacter soopunensis, one genomic interval encodes:
- a CDS encoding cation diffusion facilitator family transporter, whose translation MTSPADRNARVRRILLWVLLANVAVIAAKLLVGLRTGSIAVLGDAAHSGVDAINNVVGLAAMRLAAAPPDAEHPYGHGKFETLAALAVAAFLSVTCFELVQSALDRLIRGGAPPDIEPVMMGVLAAALVVNGAVALGEARASRRLSSEILAADARHTASDVLVTAGVLVGLAVTEWTGWAPADAWLALAVALVVARSGYKIFRETIPVLVDERAVDPREIEGVASAVPGVRAVTGVRSRGKSVGRFAELTIRVAPGETVVSAHEIADEVERKVAAQIGFTDVTVHVEPHD comes from the coding sequence GTGACTTCGCCGGCCGACCGCAACGCACGGGTGCGCCGCATTCTCCTGTGGGTCCTGCTCGCGAACGTGGCGGTGATCGCGGCGAAGTTGCTCGTGGGGCTGCGTACGGGATCGATCGCCGTGCTGGGCGACGCGGCCCACTCGGGTGTCGATGCGATCAACAACGTCGTGGGTCTCGCCGCGATGCGCCTCGCGGCCGCCCCGCCGGACGCCGAGCATCCCTACGGACACGGCAAGTTCGAGACGCTCGCGGCGCTCGCCGTGGCGGCGTTCCTCTCCGTCACCTGCTTCGAACTCGTGCAGAGCGCGCTCGACCGCCTGATTCGAGGCGGGGCTCCCCCGGATATCGAACCCGTGATGATGGGCGTGCTCGCCGCGGCGCTCGTCGTGAACGGGGCGGTCGCGCTGGGCGAAGCGCGGGCGAGCCGGAGGTTGTCGAGCGAGATCCTCGCGGCCGACGCGCGGCACACCGCGTCCGACGTCCTGGTTACGGCCGGAGTGCTGGTCGGGCTTGCGGTCACCGAGTGGACCGGCTGGGCCCCGGCCGATGCGTGGCTCGCCCTCGCCGTGGCGCTCGTCGTGGCGCGCTCCGGATACAAGATCTTCCGCGAGACCATCCCCGTCCTCGTCGACGAACGGGCCGTCGATCCGCGGGAGATCGAAGGCGTGGCGAGCGCGGTGCCCGGCGTGCGCGCCGTGACGGGGGTTCGTTCGCGCGGCAAGTCGGTCGGGCGCTTCGCGGAACTCACGATCCGGGTCGCCCCCGGCGAAACGGTGGTCAGCGCCCACGAAATCGCCGATGAAGTGGAGCGGAAGGTCGCGGCCCAGATCGGATTCACCGACGTGACCGTGCACGTCGAACCGCACGATTAG
- a CDS encoding DoxX family protein, translating into MNAPVSKETTHAVLRVTAGLMLWQHGAQKLLGMFGATAVESWFAWPRGIAGLIEFFLPILIILGVRTRWVAFILTGHFAVVYWWRHFFARDMEFWPIVNGGELAILYCAIFLFLWTTGNGKFSLDHMVPGPGREE; encoded by the coding sequence ATGAATGCACCCGTCTCGAAGGAAACCACCCACGCCGTGCTCCGGGTCACCGCCGGCCTCATGCTGTGGCAGCACGGAGCCCAGAAGCTCCTCGGAATGTTCGGCGCGACCGCCGTCGAGTCCTGGTTCGCGTGGCCGCGCGGCATCGCGGGACTCATCGAGTTCTTCCTGCCGATCCTCATCATTCTCGGGGTCCGGACGCGGTGGGTCGCCTTCATCCTCACGGGGCACTTCGCGGTCGTGTACTGGTGGCGCCACTTCTTCGCGCGCGACATGGAGTTCTGGCCGATCGTGAACGGCGGAGAACTCGCCATCCTGTACTGCGCCATCTTCCTCTTCCTGTGGACGACGGGCAACGGGAAGTTCAGCCTGGACCACATGGTCCCCGGCCCCGGCCGGGAGGAGTAG